From Corticium candelabrum chromosome 9, ooCorCand1.1, whole genome shotgun sequence:
AAAACAAGTTGTCTCTGATAGCaaaactgcacatgcacaagcacagGGAAGTAAAAGCTACAGAAGTGGGAATGAGCTATTGGGATTCCACAGTTTTGCAAGGACAACGTGAACAATTGACTTTCAAACGCAATGGTTTAGCGAGGGAAGACGCCTGCAGGAGGAGTCAGCGAACAAAAAAGAAACTTATGGCCATGGAGGCTCCTCATCGCCTTCCTCGACTAAGGTCGACTACATTTCCTCTAGATCCTGCTAGAACTTTACTACATCATTCTGTTCGTGGAAGTAAAAGAAGTAGAACTACAGCAAACATTATTCCATCAGATTCTATGCCCATAAAAGACAAAATAAATTTGAAAACTGCTGATGTGTTAAGGCACATAGATGCAAAGGATACTAGACATGTACATCAAACAGCAATATCTATTGCTTTTGAAGAAAACGACTTGAGACGGCGAATAGAAGAAGAAAAGAGAAAACAGAGACAGTTGCAGAGGTACTGTGA
This genomic window contains:
- the LOC134184652 gene encoding uncharacterized protein LOC134184652, translated to MEETHKNKLSLIAKLHMHKHREVKATEVGMSYWDSTVLQGQREQLTFKRNGLAREDACRRSQRTKKKLMAMEAPHRLPRLRSTTFPLDPARTLLHHSVRGSKRSRTTANIIPSDSMPIKDKINLKTADVLRHIDAKDTRHVHQTAISIAFEENDLRRRIEEEKRKQRQLQRSFEIARKEHQQERLHELRQLERERERLRAEVQCRVKSEHHLSRMLFQQGLHIASPSIARLQNARLVAEHQGEIVETTKDNKQIKLESNTESNQMRLQWELMKRPTRK